Proteins from a single region of Verrucosispora sp. NA02020:
- a CDS encoding short-chain fatty acyl-CoA regulator family protein, with protein sequence MTKTFAGARLRRLREERGMSQTELARHLSISPSYLNQIEHDTRPLTVPVLLRITELFGVDPTVFAAHDTPRLVAGLREALPARAGITELTELATRLPEVAAAVIDLHRRYQQADEQLAELVGDRERIGRSPHDQVTEFFYRRQNYVPDLDEEAERLAARMALRRGEVRVLLRDRLAQRHGVRVTREEPGSLGGELHRYRPQTRTLHLSTSLRGGQEAMRMAAQIALLECADVIDEIVESENFDDVQTQILTRVGLANYFAAALLLPYEHFLAAAEQRRYDIDLLTQHYALGWETVCHRLSTLQRPRARGVPFSFVRVDRAGNMSKRQSATGFPFSRTGGTCPLWNVYEAFGAPGRVVTQVAAMPDGQRYLWIARTITRHHGGYGQPGKVYAIGLGCETRHAGRLVYSTGVDLHAAEAAIPIGPGCKTCERMSCPQRAAPPISRHLDLDENRSTFIPYPLRD encoded by the coding sequence ATGACCAAGACCTTTGCCGGCGCCCGTCTGCGCCGGCTGCGCGAGGAACGCGGGATGAGCCAGACGGAGCTGGCCCGTCACCTCAGCATCTCCCCGAGCTACCTGAACCAGATCGAGCACGACACCCGCCCGCTGACCGTGCCGGTGCTGCTGCGCATCACGGAGCTGTTCGGCGTCGACCCGACGGTGTTCGCCGCGCACGACACCCCGCGCCTGGTCGCCGGGCTGCGCGAGGCGCTGCCCGCCCGGGCCGGCATCACCGAACTCACCGAGCTCGCCACCCGCCTGCCCGAGGTCGCCGCCGCCGTCATCGACCTGCACCGCCGCTACCAGCAGGCCGACGAGCAGCTCGCCGAGCTGGTCGGCGACCGGGAGCGGATCGGGCGCAGCCCACACGACCAGGTGACCGAGTTCTTCTACCGTCGGCAGAACTACGTGCCGGACCTGGACGAGGAGGCCGAGCGGTTGGCCGCCCGGATGGCGCTGCGTCGCGGCGAGGTGCGCGTCCTGCTGCGCGACCGGTTGGCGCAGCGACACGGGGTACGCGTCACCCGCGAGGAGCCCGGCTCGCTCGGCGGCGAGTTGCACCGCTATCGCCCGCAGACCCGCACCCTGCACCTGTCCACCTCACTGCGGGGCGGACAGGAGGCGATGCGGATGGCCGCGCAGATCGCGTTGCTGGAGTGCGCCGACGTGATCGACGAGATCGTCGAGTCGGAGAACTTCGACGACGTGCAGACCCAGATCCTGACCCGGGTCGGGTTGGCCAACTACTTCGCGGCGGCACTGCTGCTGCCGTACGAGCACTTCCTGGCCGCCGCCGAGCAGCGCCGCTACGACATCGACCTGCTGACCCAGCACTACGCGCTGGGCTGGGAGACGGTCTGCCACCGGCTCAGCACCCTGCAACGCCCCCGGGCGCGCGGCGTGCCGTTCTCCTTCGTCCGGGTGGACCGGGCCGGCAACATGTCCAAACGGCAGTCCGCCACCGGTTTCCCGTTCTCCCGCACCGGCGGCACCTGCCCCCTGTGGAACGTCTACGAGGCGTTCGGCGCGCCCGGCCGGGTGGTCACCCAGGTCGCCGCGATGCCCGACGGGCAGCGGTACCTCTGGATCGCCCGCACCATCACCCGCCACCACGGCGGCTACGGCCAACCCGGCAAGGTGTACGCGATCGGGCTGGGCTGCGAGACGCGGCACGCCGGGCGGTTGGTCTACTCCACCGGGGTGGACCTGCACGCGGCCGAGGCGGCCATCCCGATCGGGCCGGGCTGCAAGACCTGCGAGCGGATGAGCTGCCCGCAGCGGGCCGCCCCACCGATCAGCCGGCACCTGGACCTGGACGAGAACCGCAGCACCTTCATCCCGTACCCGTTGCGGGACTGA
- the aceA gene encoding isocitrate lyase translates to MNTMLSAVEQLQHEWETNPRWRGVRRSYRAEDVIRLRGAIQEEHTLARHGANRLWRLLTSEDYVHALGALTGNQAVQMVRAGLKAIYLSGWQVAADANLAGHTYPDQSLYPANSVPAVVRRINNALLRAAQITTAEGDTSGIDWLAPIVADAEAGFGGVLNAYELMSAMIAAGAAGVHWEDQLAAEKKCGHLGGKVLIPTGQHIRTLEAARLAADVAGVPTVVVARTDAQAATLLTTDVDERDRPFVTGERTPEGFYRVRNGIAPCIARGLAYAPHSDLLWMETSKPDLEVARRFAEAIKDEYPDQLLAYNCSPSFNWRKHLDDATIAKFQRELGHMGYRFQFITLAGFHALNYSMFDLARGYAAEGMPAYVSLQEREFAAEAAGYTAVKHQREVGTGYFDLISTVLNPTAETTALRGSTEEEQFA, encoded by the coding sequence ATGAATACGATGCTTTCCGCGGTCGAGCAGTTGCAGCACGAATGGGAGACCAACCCCCGCTGGCGGGGAGTACGGCGCAGCTACCGCGCCGAGGACGTCATCCGGTTGCGCGGCGCCATCCAGGAGGAGCACACCCTGGCCCGGCACGGCGCCAACCGGCTGTGGCGGCTGCTCACCAGCGAGGACTACGTGCACGCGCTGGGGGCGCTCACCGGCAACCAGGCGGTGCAGATGGTCCGGGCCGGGCTCAAGGCGATCTACCTGTCCGGCTGGCAGGTGGCCGCCGACGCCAACCTGGCCGGGCACACCTACCCGGACCAGAGCCTCTACCCGGCCAACTCGGTGCCGGCCGTGGTGCGCCGGATCAACAACGCGCTGCTGCGGGCGGCCCAGATCACCACCGCCGAGGGCGACACGTCGGGCATCGACTGGCTGGCCCCGATCGTCGCCGACGCGGAGGCCGGTTTCGGCGGCGTGCTCAACGCGTACGAGCTGATGAGCGCGATGATCGCGGCCGGCGCCGCCGGCGTGCACTGGGAGGACCAGCTCGCCGCCGAGAAGAAGTGCGGCCACCTCGGCGGGAAGGTGCTCATCCCCACCGGCCAGCACATTCGCACACTGGAGGCGGCCCGGCTCGCCGCCGACGTCGCCGGGGTGCCGACCGTGGTGGTGGCCCGCACCGACGCGCAGGCGGCCACGCTGCTCACCACCGACGTGGACGAGCGGGACCGCCCCTTCGTCACCGGCGAGCGCACCCCGGAAGGCTTCTACCGCGTCCGCAACGGCATCGCGCCGTGCATCGCCCGAGGGCTCGCGTACGCCCCGCACTCCGACCTGCTCTGGATGGAGACCAGCAAGCCGGACCTGGAGGTCGCCCGCCGCTTCGCCGAGGCGATCAAGGACGAGTACCCGGACCAGCTGCTCGCCTACAACTGCTCGCCGTCGTTCAACTGGCGCAAACACCTCGACGACGCCACCATCGCCAAGTTCCAGCGCGAACTCGGCCACATGGGATACCGGTTCCAGTTCATCACGCTGGCCGGCTTCCACGCGCTGAACTACTCGATGTTCGACCTGGCCCGGGGTTACGCCGCCGAGGGGATGCCGGCGTACGTGTCGCTCCAGGAGCGGGAGTTCGCGGCCGAGGCGGCCGGTTACACCGCGGTCAAGCACCAGCGCGAGGTGGGCACCGGCTACTTCGACCTGATCAGCACGGTGCTCAACCCGACCGCCGAGACCACCGCGCTGCGGGGTTCGACCGAAGAGGAGCAGTTCGCATGA
- the aceB gene encoding malate synthase A has translation MRYEIIGPVAERFAEVLTAEALEFLVTLDSEFSARRVALLDTRRARRDRFATGQLPDFRPETIGVRADPSWRVAPPAPGLEDRRVEITGPPDRKMTVNALNSGARVWLADFEDATAPTWDNVIRGQLNLMDALDRRIDFTDARGKRYSLGDDLATIVVRPRGWHLVEKGIVVDGRPISASLVDFGLYLFHCARRQLAAGAGPYFYLPKLEDHREARLWNDIFVFAQHYLRLPQGTIRATTLIETITAAFEMEEILYELREHSAGLNAGRWDYIFSIIKNFGQWPDFVLPDRAEVTMTVPFMRAYTELLVRTCHRRGAHAIGGMAAFVPSRDPEVNETALSRVRADKQREAAAGFDGSWVAHPGLVPTCREEFDAVLGARPHQLDRQRDDVEVTAADLLAVDKTPGQVTEAGLRSNIAVALRYVDAWLGGAGAVALWNLMEDAATAEIARCQVWQWLHHGTPLAGGGSVTEERVRAILDEELVALVEGRGNAVERERAEHAARIVEETALGEVLPAFFTTGAYARHLSPVRCPAPVTV, from the coding sequence ATGAGGTACGAGATCATCGGCCCGGTGGCGGAGCGCTTCGCCGAGGTGCTCACCGCCGAGGCGCTGGAGTTCCTTGTCACGCTGGACAGCGAGTTCTCGGCTCGCCGGGTGGCGTTGCTGGACACCCGGCGGGCCCGCCGGGACCGGTTCGCCACCGGCCAGTTGCCCGACTTCCGGCCGGAGACCATCGGCGTCCGCGCCGACCCGAGCTGGCGGGTGGCGCCGCCCGCCCCCGGCCTGGAGGACCGGCGGGTCGAGATCACCGGCCCGCCGGACCGCAAGATGACGGTCAACGCGCTCAACTCCGGGGCCCGGGTGTGGCTCGCCGACTTCGAGGACGCCACCGCCCCCACCTGGGACAACGTCATCCGTGGGCAGCTCAACCTGATGGACGCGCTGGACCGGCGGATCGACTTCACCGACGCGCGCGGCAAGCGGTACTCCCTCGGCGACGACCTGGCGACCATCGTGGTCCGTCCGCGTGGTTGGCATCTGGTGGAGAAGGGGATCGTGGTGGACGGTCGGCCGATCTCGGCCAGCCTGGTCGACTTCGGGCTCTATCTCTTCCACTGCGCCCGACGGCAACTCGCGGCCGGCGCGGGACCGTACTTCTATCTGCCGAAGCTGGAGGACCACCGCGAGGCGCGGCTCTGGAACGACATCTTCGTCTTCGCCCAGCACTACCTGCGGCTGCCGCAGGGCACGATCCGGGCGACCACCCTGATCGAGACGATCACCGCCGCGTTCGAGATGGAGGAGATCCTCTACGAGCTGCGGGAGCACTCGGCGGGGTTGAACGCCGGCCGGTGGGACTACATCTTCAGCATCATCAAGAACTTCGGGCAGTGGCCGGACTTCGTCCTGCCGGACCGCGCCGAGGTGACGATGACCGTGCCGTTCATGCGCGCGTACACGGAGCTGCTGGTGCGGACCTGTCACCGGCGCGGGGCGCACGCGATCGGCGGCATGGCCGCGTTCGTGCCCAGCCGGGACCCGGAGGTCAACGAGACGGCGCTGAGCCGGGTGCGGGCCGACAAGCAGCGCGAGGCAGCAGCCGGTTTCGACGGCTCCTGGGTGGCCCACCCCGGCCTGGTGCCGACCTGCCGCGAGGAGTTCGACGCGGTGCTCGGCGCACGCCCGCACCAACTCGACCGGCAGCGCGACGACGTCGAGGTCACCGCCGCCGATCTGCTCGCCGTGGACAAGACCCCCGGTCAGGTCACCGAGGCGGGCCTGCGATCCAACATCGCGGTGGCGCTGCGTTACGTCGACGCCTGGCTCGGCGGGGCCGGTGCGGTGGCGCTGTGGAACCTGATGGAGGACGCGGCGACCGCCGAGATCGCCCGCTGCCAGGTCTGGCAGTGGCTGCACCACGGTACGCCGCTGGCCGGTGGCGGCAGCGTCACGGAGGAGCGGGTCCGGGCGATCCTCGACGAGGAGTTGGTCGCCCTGGTCGAGGGGCGCGGGAACGCCGTCGAGCGCGAGCGTGCCGAGCATGCGGCGCGCATCGTCGAGGAGACCGCGCTCGGTGAGGTCCTGCCCGCCTTCTTCACCACCGGCGCGTACGCCCGCCACCTCAGCCCGGTGCGCTGCCCTGCTCCGGTCACCGTCTGA
- the sthA gene encoding Si-specific NAD(P)(+) transhydrogenase codes for MYDYDLLVLGSGPSGQKAAIAAAKLGRRVAVVDRRDMLGGVCINTGTVPSKTLREAVLYLTGLSQRDLYGSSYRVKDEITVSDLAARTQHVINRQTDVIRNQLTRNRVTLITGTGRFADPHSVWVDGGSGRDSKITFDKAIIAAGTRPARPDSVDFDDRTIVDSDGVINLQAVPRSMVVVGAGVIGMEYASMFAALGTKVTVVERRERMLDFCDEEIIESLKYHLRDLSVTFRFGEEVAAVEKHQNAALCVLKSGKRIVADTVMYSAGRQGQTDGLDLEAAGLTADRRGRIEVDANYRTTVENIYAVGDVIGFPALASTSMEQGRLAAQHACGEPERPMHELQPIGIYTIPEISFVGKTEDELTESATPFEVGVARYRELARGQIVGDSYGMLKLLVSPDDGRLLGVHVFGTGATEIVHIGQAVMGCGGTVDYLVDTVFNYPTLAEAYKVAALDASNKIRNITRIDT; via the coding sequence GTGTATGACTACGACCTGTTGGTACTGGGCTCAGGGCCGAGCGGTCAGAAGGCCGCCATCGCCGCCGCCAAACTCGGCCGACGGGTGGCCGTCGTGGATCGACGCGACATGCTCGGCGGAGTCTGCATCAACACCGGCACCGTCCCCTCGAAAACCCTGCGCGAGGCCGTGCTCTATCTGACCGGCCTGAGCCAACGAGACCTGTACGGCAGCAGCTACCGGGTGAAGGACGAGATCACCGTCAGCGACCTGGCGGCCCGCACCCAACACGTGATCAACCGACAGACCGACGTCATCCGCAACCAGTTGACCCGCAACCGGGTCACCCTGATCACCGGCACCGGCCGCTTCGCCGACCCGCACTCGGTCTGGGTCGACGGCGGCTCCGGACGGGATTCGAAGATCACGTTCGACAAGGCCATCATCGCCGCCGGCACCAGACCGGCCCGACCGGACAGCGTCGACTTCGACGACCGGACCATCGTCGACTCCGACGGGGTCATCAACCTCCAGGCCGTGCCGCGCAGCATGGTCGTGGTCGGCGCGGGCGTGATCGGCATGGAGTATGCCTCCATGTTCGCCGCGCTGGGCACGAAGGTCACCGTGGTGGAACGTCGCGAGCGGATGCTCGACTTCTGTGACGAGGAGATCATCGAGTCGCTCAAGTACCACCTGCGCGACCTGTCGGTGACGTTCCGCTTCGGCGAGGAGGTCGCCGCGGTGGAGAAGCACCAGAACGCGGCGCTGTGCGTACTCAAGAGCGGCAAGCGGATCGTCGCCGACACGGTGATGTACTCGGCCGGACGGCAGGGCCAGACCGACGGGCTGGACCTGGAGGCGGCCGGACTGACCGCCGACCGGCGCGGCCGGATCGAGGTCGACGCGAACTACCGGACCACCGTGGAGAACATCTACGCCGTCGGTGACGTGATCGGTTTCCCGGCCCTGGCCTCCACCTCGATGGAGCAGGGCCGGCTGGCCGCCCAGCACGCCTGCGGCGAGCCGGAACGCCCGATGCACGAGTTGCAGCCGATCGGCATCTACACCATCCCGGAGATCAGCTTCGTCGGGAAGACCGAGGACGAGCTGACCGAGAGCGCCACACCGTTCGAGGTGGGCGTCGCCCGCTACCGCGAGCTGGCGCGCGGCCAGATCGTCGGCGACTCGTACGGCATGCTGAAGTTGCTCGTCTCGCCGGACGACGGCCGACTGCTGGGCGTCCACGTCTTCGGCACCGGCGCCACCGAGATCGTCCACATCGGACAGGCGGTGATGGGCTGCGGTGGAACGGTCGACTACCTGGTCGACACGGTGTTCAACTACCCGACGCTGGCCGAGGCCTACAAGGTCGCGGCGCTGGACGCGTCCAACAAGATCCGCAACATCACCCGGATCGACACCTGA
- a CDS encoding heme oxygenase (biliverdin-producing), with protein MGFAAQVRELTRADHRAAQNVTYFDALLSGQLDRAGYAALLEQLHVVYQTLEEAAEAMRDDPVAGPFVVEELRRLPRIVDDLRFLHGPDWATRIAPSPATRQYQERLREVAFTWPAGFVAHHYTRYMGDLSGGQVMVRAVRRTFGLDTDGVRFFLFPDLDAAAFKQHYRELLDTAPWDEVERQRFLDEVSWAYRLNTEMIAELGRDVAQGSAA; from the coding sequence ATGGGGTTCGCCGCACAGGTGCGCGAGTTGACCAGGGCGGACCACCGGGCCGCGCAGAACGTGACGTATTTCGACGCCCTGTTGTCGGGGCAGCTCGACCGGGCCGGGTACGCCGCGTTGCTGGAGCAGCTCCACGTCGTCTACCAGACGTTGGAGGAGGCCGCCGAGGCGATGCGGGACGACCCGGTCGCCGGGCCGTTCGTCGTGGAGGAACTGCGCCGCCTGCCCCGCATCGTCGACGACCTGCGGTTCCTGCACGGCCCCGACTGGGCCACCCGGATCGCGCCGAGCCCCGCCACCCGGCAGTACCAGGAACGGCTGCGCGAGGTCGCGTTCACCTGGCCGGCGGGCTTCGTCGCCCACCACTACACGCGGTACATGGGCGACCTCTCCGGCGGTCAGGTGATGGTGCGGGCGGTACGCCGCACGTTCGGCCTCGACACCGACGGCGTCCGGTTCTTCCTCTTCCCGGACCTGGACGCGGCCGCCTTCAAGCAGCACTACCGCGAGTTGCTCGACACGGCACCGTGGGACGAGGTCGAGCGGCAGCGCTTCCTGGACGAGGTGTCGTGGGCGTACCGGCTGAACACCGAGATGATCGCCGAGCTGGGCCGGGACGTGGCGCAGGGGAGTGCGGCGTGA
- a CDS encoding DUF2470 domain-containing protein, whose amino-acid sequence MNAADPFPPDVVSAVMRHMNTDHADDCRLICQGLGGRPTATAATMSGMDAEAMYFAATVDGVPVPVRVPFSAPLTERRQIRAEAARMYREACAALGLTPRPDAS is encoded by the coding sequence GTGAACGCGGCGGACCCGTTCCCGCCCGACGTGGTGTCGGCCGTCATGCGGCACATGAACACCGACCACGCCGACGACTGCCGGCTGATCTGCCAGGGCCTGGGCGGTCGACCAACCGCCACCGCGGCGACCATGTCCGGGATGGACGCCGAGGCGATGTACTTCGCGGCCACCGTGGACGGTGTCCCGGTCCCGGTGCGGGTGCCCTTCAGTGCCCCGCTCACCGAGCGGCGGCAGATCCGGGCCGAGGCCGCCCGGATGTACCGGGAGGCGTGTGCGGCGCTGGGCCTGACCCCACGGCCCGACGCGAGCTGA
- a CDS encoding heme ABC transporter ATP-binding protein — protein MRRRTAVPEIGRDPVRLRVDGLGVRRGGRPILTDVTFDVRGGELLALVGPNGAGKSTLLGAICGDLAPAFGDIAFADRPLHRWAPVELARLRAMLPQRATMTFPFTVGEVVAMGRAPWAGTRYADEDDDAIREAMRLTGTESFTDRVFSALSGGEQARVALARVLAQRTPMLLLDEPTAALDLHHQELVLRLAHERARQGGAVVVVLHDLALAAAYADRIALLAGGRLVADGPPVEVLTADRLSEVYQHEIEVLPHPRTGVPLVLPVRTDG, from the coding sequence ATGAGGCGGCGTACGGCGGTGCCGGAGATCGGTCGCGATCCGGTCCGCCTGCGGGTGGACGGGTTGGGTGTCCGGCGCGGCGGCCGACCGATCCTGACCGACGTCACCTTCGACGTGCGGGGCGGGGAACTGCTGGCGCTGGTCGGGCCGAACGGCGCCGGCAAGAGCACCCTGCTCGGCGCGATCTGCGGCGACCTGGCACCGGCCTTCGGCGACATCGCGTTCGCCGACCGGCCGCTGCACCGCTGGGCTCCGGTCGAGCTGGCCCGACTCCGCGCGATGCTGCCGCAACGGGCCACCATGACGTTCCCGTTCACCGTCGGCGAGGTGGTCGCGATGGGCCGCGCACCCTGGGCCGGTACGCGGTACGCCGACGAGGACGACGACGCGATCCGCGAGGCGATGCGGCTGACCGGCACGGAGTCCTTCACCGACCGGGTCTTCTCGGCGCTCTCCGGTGGCGAGCAGGCGCGGGTGGCGCTGGCCCGGGTACTCGCCCAACGCACCCCGATGCTCCTGCTGGACGAGCCTACCGCCGCGCTGGACCTGCACCACCAGGAGTTGGTGCTCCGGTTGGCACACGAGCGGGCCCGTCAGGGCGGTGCCGTGGTGGTCGTCCTGCACGACCTGGCGCTTGCCGCCGCGTACGCGGACCGGATCGCGTTGCTGGCCGGTGGGCGGCTGGTCGCCGACGGGCCACCGGTCGAGGTGCTCACCGCCGACCGGCTCAGCGAGGTCTACCAGCACGAGATCGAGGTGCTGCCGCACCCGCGCACCGGCGTACCGCTGGTGCTGCCGGTCCGCACGGACGGTTGA
- a CDS encoding iron ABC transporter permease translates to MRRPLLLVGLSVALVLLCLVAAGTGQVQVPPAEVLGSLLHRVRLDVGPLPSAPHGESALWVVRFPRVVLAVIVGAALGCAGALMQGVFGNPLAEPGVIGVSSGAAVGAATVIVTGVATLGGWTVAAGAFLGGLAATALVYSMSRTGGRTEVVTLVLTGIAVNAVAGALIGLLMFFGDADAVRAIAFWQLGSLAQANWAAVGVTLPCAAVGIAIAAATARRLDLLALGDRSARHLGVHVERLRLAMIGVTALLGAAAVAFTGVISFVGLVVPHLVRMVAGPGHRLLLPASALGGAIVVVAGDLAARTLVDYQELPLGVLTAVVGGPCFFWLLRRTRTRAGGWG, encoded by the coding sequence ATGAGACGGCCCCTGCTCCTGGTCGGGCTGAGCGTCGCCCTGGTCCTGCTCTGCCTCGTCGCGGCCGGCACCGGGCAGGTCCAGGTGCCGCCCGCCGAGGTGCTCGGATCACTGCTGCACCGCGTCCGGCTCGACGTCGGTCCCCTGCCGAGCGCCCCGCACGGGGAGAGCGCCCTCTGGGTGGTCCGGTTCCCCCGGGTCGTACTCGCCGTCATCGTCGGCGCGGCGCTCGGCTGCGCCGGCGCGCTGATGCAGGGCGTCTTCGGCAACCCGCTGGCCGAGCCGGGCGTCATCGGCGTCTCCTCGGGCGCCGCGGTCGGCGCCGCCACGGTCATCGTCACCGGCGTCGCCACGCTCGGCGGCTGGACCGTCGCGGCCGGCGCGTTCCTGGGCGGTCTCGCCGCCACCGCGCTGGTCTACTCGATGTCCCGCACCGGCGGACGCACCGAGGTGGTCACGCTGGTCCTGACCGGCATCGCGGTCAACGCGGTGGCCGGCGCGCTGATCGGCCTGCTGATGTTCTTCGGCGACGCCGACGCCGTACGCGCCATCGCGTTCTGGCAGCTCGGCAGCCTGGCGCAGGCCAACTGGGCGGCAGTGGGAGTGACCCTGCCGTGTGCGGCGGTCGGCATCGCGATCGCCGCCGCCACCGCCCGCCGCCTGGACCTGCTCGCCCTCGGTGACCGGTCGGCCCGGCACCTGGGCGTCCACGTGGAACGGTTGCGGCTGGCCATGATCGGGGTGACCGCGCTGCTCGGTGCCGCCGCGGTGGCCTTCACCGGCGTGATCTCCTTCGTCGGGCTGGTCGTGCCGCACCTGGTCCGGATGGTCGCCGGGCCGGGTCACCGGCTCCTCCTGCCGGCCAGCGCGCTGGGCGGGGCCATCGTGGTCGTCGCCGGGGACCTGGCCGCCCGCACCCTGGTCGACTACCAGGAACTACCGCTCGGCGTGCTGACCGCCGTGGTGGGCGGCCCGTGCTTCTTCTGGCTGCTGCGCCGGACCCGGACCCGGGCGGGAGGATGGGGATGA
- a CDS encoding ABC transporter substrate-binding protein, with protein sequence MRRVLPALLALPALLGLVACDAAAGTPGATTATGCGPATAVVTDTDVVPVGGDPGSNLPVTVDSADGTTVTVTDASRILAVNLYGSIAEIVFSLGLGGRVIGRDTSTTFAAATHLPVVTPAGHDLAAEAVLRLNPTVVLADTSIGPPEVLNQLRRAGIPVVLIDDEQSLAAIPRNIRAIAAALGVPAAGDLLVSRVEAEIAEARRSAPADGPPLRIAFLYVRGTAGVYLIGGKGAGSDEMIRAIGATDAGTEIGLSRFRPLTSEGLINAAPDVILVMTEGLESVKGVDGLLALPGVGQTPAGRHRRIVDMDDGMLLSFGARTGRTIQALAEAVHRPCT encoded by the coding sequence GTGAGGCGCGTACTGCCCGCGCTGCTGGCCTTGCCCGCGCTGCTCGGTCTCGTCGCCTGCGACGCCGCCGCCGGCACGCCGGGCGCCACCACGGCGACCGGCTGCGGGCCCGCCACCGCCGTGGTGACCGACACCGACGTCGTCCCGGTCGGCGGCGACCCCGGCAGCAACCTGCCGGTCACCGTGGACTCGGCCGACGGGACGACGGTCACCGTCACCGACGCCAGCCGCATCCTCGCGGTGAACCTGTACGGCTCCATCGCCGAGATCGTCTTCAGCCTCGGCCTCGGCGGCCGGGTGATCGGGCGGGACACCTCCACCACCTTCGCCGCCGCCACGCATCTGCCGGTGGTCACGCCGGCCGGACACGACCTGGCCGCCGAGGCGGTGCTGCGGCTGAACCCCACGGTGGTACTCGCCGACACCAGCATCGGCCCACCCGAGGTGCTCAACCAGCTCCGTCGCGCCGGCATCCCGGTGGTCCTGATCGACGACGAGCAGAGCCTCGCCGCCATCCCCCGCAACATCCGCGCCATCGCCGCCGCCCTCGGCGTACCGGCGGCCGGGGACCTCCTCGTGTCCCGGGTGGAGGCGGAGATCGCCGAGGCCCGCCGCAGCGCCCCGGCGGACGGCCCGCCACTGCGCATCGCGTTCCTCTATGTGCGGGGCACCGCCGGGGTGTACCTGATCGGCGGCAAGGGCGCCGGCTCCGACGAGATGATCCGGGCGATCGGCGCGACCGACGCCGGCACCGAGATCGGGTTGTCCCGGTTCCGGCCGCTGACCAGCGAGGGTCTGATCAACGCGGCACCGGACGTCATCCTGGTGATGACCGAGGGGCTGGAGTCGGTCAAGGGCGTGGACGGCCTGCTCGCCCTGCCCGGCGTCGGCCAGACCCCGGCCGGTCGGCACCGCCGGATCGTGGACATGGACGACGGGATGCTGCTGAGCTTCGGGGCGCGGACCGGCCGCACCATCCAGGCCCTCGCCGAGGCGGTCCACCGACCGTGCACATGA